In the genome of Salvelinus sp. IW2-2015 linkage group LG25, ASM291031v2, whole genome shotgun sequence, one region contains:
- the nphp1 gene encoding nephrocystin-1 isoform X2 codes for MPPKRQGPLQTVQRETDDIKRQVDSXIKDARLSGGSGRTEAYQSRCIHLQNLVGETTRKLKKLTKADEPAPVGNYDQRKMEEECRLRGIEEKLLVLVQELSPPQKREEGSSQAQEDEEEEDSEEDSEEEESEEESVEDEEEVDEEDVVTKTMEQIPESGTATYMVISAFKGEQEGDLTIQMGEVLTILSKNEDGWWLAQDSKGSKGLVPKTYLKRYSDQDEDDDEEASEDEELESKRKQSSNWDSVRRAITEIDATDVLSAMGAIPAGFRSSTLSKLLDEGITYRASHYIQPELSQSKLSFKDLFRDPDTGKVRQRTARTSLTLTLWSCKSIPTPGVGVQVLSRHIRLCAFDGTQVLSNIHTIRATCQANNVKTWXFSPRMTGNLPSLLDGDCFLRCNSDAPELGILFELGVTYIRNSTGERGDLSCGWAFLKLFDTNGAPVPHRTYELLVHGGTPYEKDIEVDPSLTRGATGTGMFQQMMLSRKLPKLFLKLKSPNVRTRSQLSALPDTLVGSLSSIHLLVLHRQLLADILLMDRATMQNAEVLVGG; via the exons ATGCCACCAAAAAGACAAGGGCCTCTGCAAACAGTGCAAAGAGAGACGGATGATATCAAAAGACAG GTTGACAGTRTGATAAAAGATGCACGGCTGTCGGGTGGGTCAGGGCGCACAGAGGCATATCAGAG TCGATGCATACATCTACAAAACTTAGTGGGGGAGACAACCAGGAAGCTCAAGAAGTTAACCAAG GCTGATGAGCCAGCCCCAGTGGGGAATTACGAccagaggaagatggaggaggaaTGCCGTTTGCGGGGGATTGAGGAGAAGCTGCTGGTCCTAGTCCAGGAGCTCTCTCCGCCTCAGAAACGTGAGGAAGG GTCATCCCAAGCccaggaagatgaagaggaggaagacagtgaggaagacagtgaggaagaggagagtgaagaggagagtgTAGAAGATGAGGAAGAAGTTGATGAGGAAGATGTAGTCACAAAGACCATGGAACAAATCCCAGAGTCAGGCACTGCCACGTATATGGTCATCAGTGCCTTTAAAGGAGAGCAGGAAGGAGATCTTACCATTCAG ATGGGTGAGGTCCTGACGATTCTCAGTAAAAATGAGGATGGCTGGTGGCTTGCTCAGGACTCAAAGGGCAGTAAGGGACTAGTccccaaaacctacttgaag AGATATTCAGAccaggatgaggatgatgatgaggaagcGTCAGAGGATGAGGAGCTTGAGTCCAAAAGGAAGCAGAG CTCAAACTGGGACAGTGTGAGGAGAGCTATCACTGAG ATTGATGCTACTGATGTTCTGTCAGCCATGGGTGCTATCCCTGCTGGGTTCAGGTCATCCACCCTCTCTAAACTACTAGATGAAG GGATTACCTACAGAGCAAGTCACTACATCCAGCCAGAGTTGAGCCAATCCAAACTGTCCTTCAAAGACCTCTTCCGGGACCCAGACACTGGAAAA GTTCGTCAGAGGACAGCGAGGACGTCCCTCACTCTGACTCTGTGGAGCTGCAAGAGTATCCCCACCCCAGGGGTCGGAGTTCAAGTCCTCAGTCGGCACATCCGCCTCTGCGCTTTCGACGGTACTCAG GTTCTTAGTAACATCCACACCATCCGAGCCACTTGCCAAGCAAACAACGTCAAGACCTGGTKCTTTTCTCCCCGG ATGACTGGGAATCTACCCAGCCTTTTGGACGGGGACTGTTTTCTGAGGTGCAACTCGGACGCTCCTGAGCTGGGAATATTATTTGAACTTGGCGTCACATACATCCGAAAT TctacaggtgagagaggagacctGAGCTGTGGCTGGGCCTTCCTGAAGCTCTTTGACACCAACGGAGCACCTGTCCCACACAG GACCTATGAATTGCTTGTGCATGGAGGCACACCGTATGAAAAGGACATAGAGGTGGATCCGTCATTAACAAGAGGAG CCACAGGAACAGGCATGTTCCAGCAGATGATGTTGTCCAGGAAACTCCCTAAACTCTTCCTCAAACTGAAATCGCCAAACGTTCGCACAAGGTCACAGCTGAG TGCTCTTCCAGACACTCTAGTGGGCAGTCTCTCCAGTATACACCTGCTGGTTCTACACAGACAACTACTGGCAGATATTCTGCTTATGGACAGGGCTACCATGCAGAATGCAG